AAAAGCATATAGTCATTAATTACTTTAAGAAATATATAAGAATAACATAATAAATATTTATTGTATAAGGTATTTTATATGAATGTAACAAAACTTTAATGACAAATAAAAAGACACGAGGAACTTAATTTTTAGAAGTAAAATAGAAtgtaatgtataaaaaaaatagaagtgacatgtaaattaaaattaaataaggCATCGTACTTGGAGAAAAGTGGAAAGAGAGCTGATAATGAAATATGATGGGGACAGGAAAGATACTGGTAATTACTGGGAAAGGACTGGCAAAGATCTTCAAAAAGGTAAATTGGATTTAGGAAGATTTAATCCAATTCTGCCACTCACTTACAACTCTTTCTTTTTTCTGAGTTTTGCTGAATCTTTTGTTTCTGCCTCTCAATTTGTGTATCCAGTAGTACTATGTACTATAAAAAATAATTCTGGTACTGACACTGTAAAATTGAAGTCTTTGTATGGGGTTAACTCTCTATACTTCAGAATTTTAGACATACTTCCCAACTCCAGCAAACTGCCAGACCATACTGTTTGTCTATCCAAGTTAATAGAGCAAGTTAATTACTAATATTAAATTATTAACTATTCACTTCGTCCCAAATTATTTAACATTTTTCGCTTTTTGAGAGTTAAACGAGTTATTCTTTGATcgtaattttttcatatgtcttttaaatattttaaattattaattatggtaaCTTATAGTAATTTTtacgtagtttctaaatatgtaaattttatttcgaaaaattttaaaaatttatgttcaaacacacagtcaaaattaagaagtttgactttcgaaaaaaaaaaaatttctaaTTAGTTAATGCATATTACTTAACCTCGTATTTTAAATAGTTTGTAGTTAACTATCTCTCTCCCGATAGTGGTGCATATCTTTTGGACTTTAACATACATAAGTCACATGCCTCACGACATGCAAGGGTTTAACATAGGTCGTTTGCTCATCATGAATAAATGAAGTATTTGTTACCTGCGACGGAATCAGAATTTTTACTGAGagattcaaaaaataaaaatgtagttTCTAGATTTAAATTTGAAACCTCAGGGtgaattttgaacaccctaaatCACTAAACCAATCTCTTCTCTTGTGTTTAGGATATTCAAAAACCAATATATGtagataaaaattaaaaaaaatactttatatATACGGTGTACGTTTTGCCGAGGGTGTTTGTGTAAACACAGTTGTCGGGCCCAGATCTGCCCTGTTTGTTACGGGGACACAAGACAAATTATTTCTAGCTAGGAACTCTTTAAGGAATATATGCTTATTCAGTATGTTGGTTGTTTTTTACATAATTATTATAAATTCGAATGCAAGCGACTCATAGTTAGCCAAACAGTTGTACCTCAGAAGAAAAACAAAGGgaacaaaagagaaaaaaaatcataggaaaaccctCCAGTAAAAAAGAGGTGCGCTTCAGAAAGAGTGAAACAAAAGTGTGGCTTGAATGTCAATCCACCATAAAGGGGCAAGATTGCTTCTCTTATCAAAAAGGAAAATAGGGGTCCAAAATTTCTTCATTTCTAACTTTTTTTCATTCCTATTTATCGTTCTTGATGTGAAAGGAACctattttttttagaaatttcTTTTGAGTCATTTACTCTCTAAGAAAAAGGATAAACAGAGAAGAATTGAATTTTAGATATATTTTGTTGTACGTAGAATAAATTAGATCAAAAAGTGAAAGTGAATGTTGTATTATACCAAAACCAAATGTAAACGCCTCCTTCTAATAATGATATTATTACCAGGAAAAAAAAGCAAGTGTTTTTCAACTTTTGAATGAACCATGTGGGATTAGTTTAGACTAGAACCGTAGAACGTTAAAAGGTGGCACAAAAAATATTTCAATAAATAGaactctcaaaaaaaaaaaaacaaaaaacgaaagaaagaaagaaggaggCCATGTGGACACCACGTGGGAGGCAAGTTCACGTGAGAGGAGGAGGGGGTTGAGCCACGTGGATAGTGTGGGACCCATAAAGTGGCGAGCATTGCGGGTCAATTAAAGGGATTTTGACTGATTCGTAGCAGACACATGAAAGTGACAGCTGCCTCGTGCCCCTTCTCGACTTCAACACTTCACGTGACCCTAACCCTAAAAGGTGCTTGAAAATGTTTATATCAAATTAATATAATataagtaggtgtttggccaaAGAAATCAAATATTTCTccctttatttgaaatttttgaagcTGAAGTTGAACATAAAGTTTCATCTGATTATAGTTTTTGctaagaatatttggttgtttgaatataatgaaagtgaaaacggaattttatgtgttttttaaatttttaaatacaaCTTTAAATTGTATTTAGAATTTTCATGAGCGAccgctgattttcaaataaaacaaaaatatgTTCTAGAAAAATGAATAATCTCATGGCCAAACTAGTGCtaaattttattatttaattatgataaattagatattattttattaaattactTAGTTATAATAAATTGAATTGATTTGGTATAATATTTGGTAGAAATAAGTACTATTTACCACGAAAAGCCAACCCCAAATTTATTGATAAAATACTCCGTCCGATCTACAATTAAGTGATTTTTAAGTGTTAAtgattacaacaacaataacatacccagcgtaatcccataagtggggtctggggagaaaAGATGCACacagaccttacctctatctttggaatagagaggctgtttccgatagaccctcggcaaAAGAAATTTAACCGATGTGGAaacttaagaaaataaaaaaggacGGCAAAAATAGCAAATGTACAAAAATGCAGTAACATATATCAATACACATTACCGAAAAAGAAACTACATGACTACCCTAAAACATACGACTAAAAGTAGGATAACATTCTATTACCTACTAACCATCTACCCTAATCCTCGACTTTCACACCTTTCTATccaaggtcatgtcctcagtcaaCTCGAGCGTTGTCATatcttgtctaatcacctctcccaattcttcttcggcctacctcgaCCTCTCCTAACTCCTGATAtatccaacctctcacacctcctcactggcgcATCTTCACATCTCCTCTCCACATGAccgaaccatctcagtctcgttTCTCTCATCTTGTCCGCCACAggggccactcccaccttattccgtataacttcattcctaatcatATCCCTCCTaatatgcccacacatccatctaagCATCCTCATCTCCACCACATTCATCTTCTGAATGTGGGcattcttgactggccaacactctgcctCATAAAAAAATGTTGGTCGCACCACAACTCTGTAAAACTTACCTTTAAGCCTTGGCGACACTTTCTTATCGCACAGTACCCCGAAGGCGAGCCTCCATTTTACCCACCCATCCCCAATACGGTGTGCTACGTCAGCATCAATTTCCCCATCTCCTTGGATTatggacccaagatacttgaagttGTCCCTCTTAGGAATGACTAATGCCTCAATCTTCACTTCCATCTCCGCCTCAGACATCACAttactgaacttacactctagaTACTTTGTCTTCGTCATGCTTAACTTGAATCCTTTTGACTCCAGGGCCTCTCTCCACACTTCCAGCCTAGCATTAACTCCACTACGCGTCTCGTCAATCAATACTATATCATCCGTGAATAACATACACCACGACACCTCCCCTTGAATATGTTGTGTCAATTTGTCCATCACTAACAAATAGGAACGGGCTAAGGGCTAATCCCTGGCCTGATGCAACCTCATCTTAACTGGGAACTACTCCGAGTCACCTCCCGCTGTCATAACCCGAGTTTTGGCTCCAGCATACATGTCTTGGATAACCCTAATATAAGCTACAGGTATACCTCTAGACTCCAAACATCTCTACAGAACCTTCCTAGGAACTTTATCATATGCCTTTTCTAGATCGATAaacaccatgtgcaagtccctcttcttGTCCCTATATTGCTCCAACAATCTCCTTATAAGATGGATGGCTTCCGTAGTCGAACACGCCGGTAAGAATCTGAATTGATTCTCAGAGATGGACACACTCTTCCTCATCCGCAATTCGACCAGCCTCTCCCAAACTTTCATAGTATGGTTTAAAAGCTTAATACCCCTGTAGTTATTGCACTCTAAATATTACCCTTGTTCTTATACAGCGGCACCATAGTGTGGCATTGTAGCTGTCCTAAATATGACATTAAACAATTTAGTTAGCCATTCCATACCTGCCTCTCGTGCGGTCTTTCAAAAGTCCAACGGAATCTCGTCTGGCCCGGTCGATCTTTCCTTCTCATCTTACGAATAACCCCCTGAACCTTTGCAGCCTTTATGCACCTACAATACCCGAAATCTCTGTGCATCTCAGATTGCTCTAACTCCCCTAGCATGATATCCCTGTCCCCTCCTTCATTCAAAAGCTTATGGAAGTACTCTTGCTATCTCCGTCTAATATATGCCTCTGCCACTAATACTTCGCCATTCTTATCCTTAATGCACTTCACTTGGTCCAGGTCACGGGCCCTCCTCTCTCTCGCCTTGGAAAGCCTATACAACTTCCTATCCCC
The sequence above is a segment of the Lycium barbarum isolate Lr01 chromosome 6, ASM1917538v2, whole genome shotgun sequence genome. Coding sequences within it:
- the LOC132644299 gene encoding uncharacterized protein LOC132644299, with product MDKLTQHIQGEVSWCMLFTDDIVLIDETRSGVNARLEVWREALESKGFKLSMTKTKYLECKFSNVMSEAEMEVKIEALVIPKRDNFKYLGSIIQGDGEIDADVAHRIGDGWVKWRLAFGVLCDKKVSPRLKGKFYRVVVRPTFFYEAECWPVKNAHIQKMNVVEMRMLRWMCGHIRRDMIRNEVIRNKVGVAPVADKMRETRLRWFGHVERRCEDAPVRRCERLDISGVRRGRGRPKKNWER